In a genomic window of Methylovirgula sp. 4M-Z18:
- the cobS gene encoding cobaltochelatase subunit CobS: MQSAIAQVPNDPLVNMPDTKVSVRKLFGIDSDLEVPAFSQSDPHVPDFDPDYLFDKETTLAILAGFARNRRVIVTGYHGTGKSTHIEQVAARLNWPCVRINLDSHVSRIDLVGKDAIVLKDGKQITEFRDGILPWAYQRNVALVFDEYDAGRPDVMFVIQRVLESSGRLTLLDQSRVVHPHPSFRLFATANTVGLGDTSGLYHGTQQINQAQMDRWSIVTTLNYLPHDKEVDIVLAKNKPFRTKEGKDIVNKMVRVADLTRNAFAAGDISTVMSPRTVITWAENADIFKDVGFAFRLTFLNKCDELERTLVAEFYQRCFGQELPESALNVVMS, translated from the coding sequence ATGCAAAGCGCGATAGCTCAGGTGCCGAATGATCCGTTGGTCAATATGCCCGATACGAAAGTTTCGGTGCGCAAGCTTTTCGGCATCGATTCTGATTTGGAAGTTCCGGCCTTTTCCCAAAGCGATCCGCATGTGCCGGACTTCGACCCGGATTATCTCTTCGACAAAGAAACGACCCTCGCCATTCTCGCCGGATTTGCCCGCAATCGCCGCGTCATTGTGACCGGCTATCACGGAACCGGCAAATCGACCCATATCGAGCAGGTCGCGGCGCGGCTCAACTGGCCGTGCGTGCGCATCAACCTCGACAGCCATGTCTCGCGTATCGATCTCGTCGGCAAGGATGCGATCGTGCTCAAGGACGGCAAGCAGATCACCGAATTCCGCGACGGCATTCTGCCCTGGGCCTATCAGCGCAATGTGGCGCTGGTGTTCGACGAATATGACGCCGGCCGCCCGGACGTGATGTTCGTCATCCAGCGCGTGCTCGAATCGTCGGGCCGCCTGACCCTGCTCGACCAAAGCCGCGTGGTGCACCCGCATCCGTCCTTCCGCCTCTTCGCCACCGCCAATACGGTGGGCCTCGGCGACACGTCCGGCCTCTATCACGGCACGCAGCAGATCAACCAGGCGCAGATGGACCGCTGGTCGATCGTGACCACGCTGAACTACCTGCCGCACGACAAGGAAGTCGACATCGTGCTAGCCAAGAACAAGCCCTTCCGCACCAAGGAAGGCAAGGATATCGTCAACAAGATGGTGCGGGTCGCCGATCTGACGCGTAACGCCTTTGCGGCAGGCGACATCTCTACAGTCATGTCACCGCGTACGGTGATCACCTGGGCCGAGAATGCCGACATCTTCAAGGACGTCGGATTCGCCTTCCGTCTTACCTTCCTGAACAAATGCGACGAGTTGGAACGCACGCTCGTCGCCGAGTTCTACCAGCGCTGTTTCGGGCAGGAATTGCCGGAAAGCGCGCTGAATGTGGTGATGAGCTAA
- a CDS encoding universal stress protein produces MNQSATPCLPLGDIHGGAAMFHHILIPTDGSPLSTEAVKKGIEFARHIGASVTLVSAIEPFNILTTNSEQLARTQDEYTRYAREEAARHLEDAGKLAKKAAVACNVVQIEHPHPYQAIIQTAQEKGCDLIAMASHGRRGVAALVIGSETAKVLTHSKIPVLVYR; encoded by the coding sequence GTGAATCAAAGCGCGACGCCGTGCCTCCCATTAGGTGATATTCATGGAGGCGCGGCAATGTTTCATCATATCTTGATTCCAACCGATGGTTCACCCCTGTCGACGGAGGCGGTCAAAAAGGGCATCGAATTTGCCCGCCATATCGGCGCCAGCGTCACGCTGGTGTCTGCCATCGAACCTTTCAATATTCTGACCACCAACAGCGAACAGCTCGCTCGCACGCAGGACGAATACACACGCTATGCGCGTGAAGAGGCCGCGCGCCATTTGGAAGACGCTGGAAAGCTGGCAAAGAAAGCCGCCGTTGCGTGCAACGTGGTGCAGATCGAGCATCCGCACCCTTATCAAGCGATCATCCAAACCGCACAGGAAAAAGGCTGCGATCTGATCGCCATGGCCTCGCATGGACGTCGCGGTGTCGCGGCCCTCGTGATCGGCAGCGAAACGGCAAAAGTCTTAACCCATTCGAAGATCCCGGTGCTGGTTTACAGATGA
- a CDS encoding J domain-containing protein codes for MNLNSSLFDRIRIKRAPQAEQSASGPTCNHPGCKELGLYRAPMGRLREGQFFCFCLEHVREYNASYNYFNGMSDEAVAKYQKDATIGHRPTWTMGANRGARAQGYTFTDTIGPYARTGFAAPREPRYGPLAMKALDELGLDDSADAGQIKARYKELVKKWHPDANGGDRSCEDKLREIIRAYNYLRSAKLA; via the coding sequence ATGAACCTGAACTCGAGCCTTTTTGACCGCATTCGCATTAAGCGCGCTCCGCAAGCCGAACAAAGCGCATCCGGTCCAACCTGCAATCATCCCGGCTGTAAGGAGCTTGGGCTGTATCGCGCCCCCATGGGCCGCTTGCGGGAAGGGCAATTTTTCTGCTTCTGCCTCGAACACGTGCGCGAATACAACGCGTCCTATAATTATTTCAATGGCATGAGCGACGAGGCCGTTGCCAAATATCAAAAGGACGCGACGATCGGCCACCGGCCGACCTGGACGATGGGCGCCAATCGCGGCGCGCGCGCGCAAGGCTACACCTTTACCGATACGATCGGCCCCTATGCCCGCACCGGTTTTGCCGCGCCGCGCGAACCGCGCTACGGGCCGCTGGCCATGAAGGCGCTCGACGAGCTTGGCCTCGACGACAGCGCCGACGCCGGCCAGATCAAGGCGCGCTACAAGGAACTCGTCAAAAAGTGGCATCCGGACGCGAATGGCGGCGATCGCTCGTGCGAAGACAAATTGCGCGAGATCATCCGGGCCTATAACTATCTGCGATCCGCCAAACTGGCTTGA
- a CDS encoding efflux RND transporter permease subunit has translation MNLSAWSIRNPVPAILLFILLTVGGLLAFHKLATQNFPDMDLPTIKITATLDGAAPSLLETEVARKIEDNLASLSLLDHITTTITDGSVSISVSFQLEKNSEEALNEVRNAVDSTTADLPSQMATPSVTKVTVQGSPLLTYAVRSTRRNETELSWFVDNDMTKALLAASGVGEVSRVGGIDREVHVDLNPQVMGSLGITAETVSSRLKSVQSDTSGGRAEIGGSRQTIRTLGAVASLEELKAISIPLPSGKLVRLDEIGTVTDSFSDRSSLATLDGQPVIGVQVKRSNGFSDTGVAANIEAAMKKFAAANPDVEIVKAYSTVGPIIDNYDGSMHMLFEGALLAVVVVWLFLRDWRATVLSAVALPLSVIPTFLAMYLANYSLNTVTLLALSLVVGILVDDAIVEIENIARHLRMAKSPMDAALEAANEIGLAVIATTFTLVSVFLPTAFMSGIPGLIFRQFGVTAAVAVLASLLVARLLTPMLAAYTMRAHPANEKDGLIMRVYMASVRVCLYRRKLTVLAVCLFFALSLSAIPLLSSGFIPASDNSQTKVTLTLQPGSTIGQTTALTRQATDFITKVPHVTHVFAAVGTASTGGGMDSSTTADPTTASLVVDLTDIGKRSRKQAQIEDDIRQALAVLPGVRVEVGTGGNGTTLEITLASDDANMLDQAGSALEEQLRTLHGIGAVTSSASLQAPEIQITPDFTRAAALGVTSDAISEAVRVATNGDYSSSMAKLNLPQRQITIRVRFDPRARTTLDDIANLRVSGTNCSVDLGSIADIRIGGSPSKINRIDRSRNITLSVELNGRPLSEVYQEAKALPALKNLPQGVRLVEQGELQRRSELFTSFGTAMAIGVFCIYAVLVLLFHDFLQPLTILMALPLSLGGALLPLVVTGTSFSMPAVIGLLMLMGVVTKNSILLVEYAIMARRGGMARFDALIDACHKRARPIVMTTIAMGCGMLPVALSLSGGDSSFRQPMAIVVIGGLLTSTFLSLLVIPVIFTFIDDALELLKRLVRRSRRTEGEVRPQALFDEG, from the coding sequence ATGAATTTGTCCGCCTGGTCGATCCGCAATCCCGTTCCCGCGATCCTGCTTTTCATTCTTCTGACCGTCGGCGGCCTTCTCGCCTTCCACAAGCTGGCGACCCAGAACTTTCCCGACATGGATCTGCCAACGATTAAAATCACCGCGACACTCGACGGCGCTGCCCCATCGTTGCTCGAGACCGAAGTCGCACGCAAGATCGAGGACAATCTCGCCTCGCTCAGCCTTCTCGATCATATCACCACGACGATCACGGACGGCTCGGTGTCGATCAGCGTGTCGTTCCAACTCGAAAAGAATAGCGAAGAGGCGCTGAACGAAGTCCGCAATGCCGTCGACAGCACGACCGCGGATTTGCCCTCCCAGATGGCAACGCCGAGCGTGACGAAAGTGACGGTGCAGGGGTCTCCGCTCCTGACCTATGCTGTCCGCTCCACCCGCCGCAACGAGACCGAACTTTCCTGGTTCGTCGACAATGACATGACCAAGGCTTTGCTTGCGGCCTCCGGCGTCGGCGAGGTGAGCCGGGTCGGCGGGATCGATCGCGAGGTGCATGTCGATCTCAACCCGCAAGTGATGGGATCGCTCGGGATCACGGCCGAAACCGTTTCCTCCCGCCTGAAATCGGTGCAATCGGACACGTCCGGCGGCCGCGCCGAGATCGGCGGCAGCAGGCAGACCATCCGTACGCTCGGCGCCGTCGCCTCGCTCGAGGAACTCAAGGCGATCTCGATTCCGCTGCCAAGCGGCAAGCTGGTGCGCCTTGACGAGATCGGCACCGTGACGGACAGTTTCTCGGATCGCTCGTCTCTTGCCACTCTCGACGGCCAGCCGGTGATCGGCGTTCAGGTGAAGCGTTCCAACGGCTTTTCGGACACAGGCGTTGCGGCCAATATCGAAGCCGCGATGAAGAAATTCGCGGCCGCCAATCCGGACGTGGAAATCGTCAAAGCCTACAGCACTGTCGGGCCGATCATCGACAATTACGACGGCTCGATGCACATGCTCTTCGAAGGCGCCTTGCTCGCCGTTGTGGTGGTCTGGCTCTTCCTGCGCGATTGGCGCGCGACCGTTCTGTCGGCCGTGGCTCTCCCGTTGTCGGTCATCCCGACCTTTCTCGCGATGTATCTGGCGAATTACAGCCTGAACACCGTGACCTTGCTTGCGCTCTCGCTCGTGGTCGGCATTCTCGTCGACGACGCGATCGTCGAGATCGAGAACATCGCGCGTCATTTGCGAATGGCGAAGTCGCCGATGGACGCCGCGCTCGAAGCCGCGAACGAGATCGGCCTCGCCGTCATCGCGACGACCTTCACGCTCGTCTCCGTCTTCCTGCCCACCGCTTTCATGAGCGGAATACCTGGCCTCATTTTCCGTCAATTCGGCGTGACGGCGGCCGTGGCAGTCCTCGCCTCTTTGCTGGTGGCCCGGCTGCTGACGCCCATGCTCGCGGCCTACACGATGAGAGCCCATCCGGCCAACGAGAAAGATGGCCTGATCATGCGGGTCTATATGGCAAGCGTGCGGGTCTGTCTGTATCGCCGCAAGCTCACCGTTCTTGCCGTTTGCCTGTTCTTCGCCCTGTCGCTCTCGGCGATCCCATTGTTGAGTTCGGGCTTCATACCGGCCTCCGACAATTCCCAGACGAAAGTCACTCTAACGCTGCAGCCCGGCAGCACCATCGGCCAGACGACTGCCCTCACGCGCCAAGCCACCGACTTCATTACGAAGGTGCCGCACGTGACCCATGTGTTCGCGGCGGTGGGCACCGCCTCGACCGGTGGCGGCATGGATTCGTCGACGACGGCCGACCCCACGACAGCATCGCTCGTCGTCGATCTGACGGATATCGGCAAACGCAGCCGCAAACAGGCTCAGATCGAAGACGATATCCGCCAGGCATTGGCCGTGTTGCCGGGAGTCAGGGTCGAAGTCGGGACCGGCGGCAATGGCACGACGCTCGAGATCACGCTGGCCAGCGATGACGCCAATATGCTCGATCAGGCGGGAAGCGCCCTGGAGGAACAATTGCGGACCTTGCATGGTATCGGGGCCGTGACGTCCAGCGCATCGCTGCAAGCCCCTGAGATTCAGATCACGCCCGATTTTACCCGCGCGGCCGCGCTCGGCGTCACATCAGACGCGATTTCCGAGGCGGTTCGTGTCGCTACGAACGGCGACTATTCCTCCTCGATGGCAAAACTCAATCTGCCGCAGCGACAAATCACCATCCGTGTGCGCTTCGATCCGCGCGCCCGGACGACACTGGACGATATCGCGAACCTGCGCGTCAGCGGCACGAATTGCAGCGTCGATCTCGGCTCGATCGCCGACATTCGGATCGGTGGAAGCCCGTCCAAGATCAATCGCATCGATCGGTCTCGCAATATCACGCTTTCGGTGGAATTGAACGGACGGCCCCTCAGTGAGGTCTACCAGGAAGCGAAGGCGCTGCCGGCGCTCAAGAACCTGCCGCAAGGGGTTCGGCTCGTGGAGCAAGGGGAACTGCAGCGCAGGTCGGAATTGTTCACAAGCTTTGGCACGGCAATGGCGATCGGCGTCTTCTGCATCTATGCCGTCTTGGTTCTGCTCTTCCATGATTTTCTGCAGCCCCTGACGATCCTCATGGCGTTACCGCTGTCGCTCGGTGGCGCCCTGCTGCCGCTGGTCGTGACCGGCACGAGCTTCTCCATGCCGGCGGTGATCGGACTGCTGATGCTGATGGGCGTGGTGACGAAGAACTCGATTCTGCTGGTCGAATACGCGATCATGGCGCGGCGCGGCGGGATGGCACGTTTCGATGCACTCATCGATGCGTGCCACAAGCGGGCGCGCCCCATTGTGATGACGACGATTGCCATGGGATGCGGCATGCTGCCGGTTGCTTTGAGCCTCAGCGGCGGCGATTCGAGCTTCAGGCAGCCCATGGCGATCGTCGTGATCGGCGGGCTGCTGACATCCACCTTCCTCAGCCTGCTTGTTATCCCCGTCATCTTCACCTTCATCGACGACGCGCTCGAACTGCTCAAGCGGCTCGTGCGCCGCTCACGTCGAACGGAGGGAGAAGTAAGGCCGCAAGCGCTTTTTGATGAGGGATGA
- a CDS encoding BolA family protein produces the protein MGQVQEQIREKLQTALAPTFLDVIDDSHLHAGHAGARPGGETHFTVHVVSAAFSGKSRVDRHRLINQALTAELAGGVHALAIIAKAPGE, from the coding sequence ATGGGACAGGTTCAAGAACAGATAAGGGAAAAGCTGCAAACCGCCCTTGCCCCGACTTTTCTCGATGTGATCGATGATTCGCATCTTCACGCCGGCCATGCCGGCGCTCGCCCCGGTGGTGAGACCCACTTTACGGTGCATGTGGTGTCGGCCGCCTTCTCCGGCAAGAGCCGGGTGGACCGGCACCGGCTCATCAACCAGGCGCTGACCGCGGAACTCGCCGGCGGCGTGCATGCGCTCGCGATCATCGCCAAGGCGCCGGGCGAGTAG
- a CDS encoding IS6 family transposase, with amino-acid sequence MIHSPVSYKRHRFPPTIIAHAVWLYFRFPLSLRLVEEMLLERGIVVSYETIRRWAIKFGADYARRLRRKAPSRLDIWYLDEVVITVNGEKRYLWRAVDQEGYVLDEILQIQRNTKAARRLLTRLLRKQGRPPKRIVTDKLGSYSAARRKVMPNIDHWQHKGLNNRAENSHVPIRKRERIMQGFRSWPGLQRFVSTFSAVRNHFVPPRSQRSALSTHVHRLTAMTEWKSAAAAA; translated from the coding sequence ATGATCCATTCTCCTGTGAGCTACAAACGGCATCGATTTCCTCCGACGATCATCGCGCACGCCGTCTGGCTCTATTTCCGTTTCCCGTTGAGCTTGCGTCTGGTCGAGGAAATGTTGCTCGAGCGCGGCATCGTCGTATCCTACGAAACGATCCGGCGCTGGGCGATCAAATTTGGCGCCGACTACGCCCGCCGCTTGAGGCGCAAGGCTCCAAGCCGCCTTGATATCTGGTATCTCGACGAGGTTGTCATCACCGTCAATGGCGAGAAACGTTATCTGTGGCGGGCTGTCGACCAGGAAGGATACGTTCTCGACGAAATCTTGCAAATTCAGCGAAACACAAAGGCTGCACGGCGATTGTTGACAAGGCTGCTGCGCAAGCAAGGACGACCACCGAAGCGGATCGTGACCGACAAACTCGGCTCCTACTCCGCCGCCAGACGCAAGGTTATGCCGAATATCGATCATTGGCAGCACAAGGGATTAAATAATCGTGCGGAAAATTCCCATGTTCCCATCCGAAAACGCGAGCGAATTATGCAAGGCTTTCGATCATGGCCAGGATTGCAACGGTTCGTCTCAACGTTTTCCGCCGTCCGAAACCATTTCGTCCCGCCTCGCTCTCAACGCTCCGCTCTCTCAACCCACGTTCATCGCCTGACGGCGATGACGGAGTGGAAGTCCGCCGCTGCAGCAGCCTGA
- the poxB gene encoding ubiquinone-dependent pyruvate dehydrogenase: protein MAKRKVADVVTEILHSVGARRIYGIVGDSLNGITESLRQRGDIDWIHTRHEETAAFAAGAEAHLTGELAVCAGSCGPGNLHLINGLFDCHRSRVPVLAIAAHIPSAEIGRGYFQETHPENLFRECSHYCELVSHPEQLPGVLEAAIRAAVGQRGVAVVVLPGDVALQSVDVTPSAGASIAVKPPIVRPSDEDIAALAALLNGGERVTLLCGRGCAGAHAQLLALCEKLKAPMVHALGGKEHVEYDNPYDVGMTGLIGFSSGYHAMLSCDTLLMLGTDFPYRQFFPANAKIAQIDLRPENLGRRTRLDLGLIGDVRATLDALLPKLEVQQDRTHLDAALTRYQKARDGLDDLATGVPGRKPIHPQYLAKLLSHHAADDAIFTFDVGTPTVWAARYLKMNGKRRMIGSLVHGSMANAMPQAIGAQAAYPGRQVISLSGDGGFAMLMGDFLTLIQQKLPVKIVIFNNSVLGFVAMEMKASGFLETGTSLVNPDFAAMARAIGVHAARVDDPGDLGKAIADMLARDGPALLDVVTNTQELSMPPTITFEQAKGFSLWALKAVMNGRGDELIDVAKTNLLR, encoded by the coding sequence ATGGCAAAGCGTAAGGTAGCGGATGTTGTGACCGAGATTCTGCATTCGGTCGGCGCGCGACGGATCTATGGCATCGTCGGCGATAGTTTGAACGGGATCACCGAATCCCTGCGCCAGCGCGGCGACATCGACTGGATTCACACGCGGCACGAGGAGACCGCCGCCTTCGCCGCCGGCGCCGAAGCGCATCTCACCGGCGAGCTTGCGGTCTGCGCCGGCAGTTGCGGCCCCGGCAATTTGCATCTTATCAATGGGCTGTTCGACTGCCATCGCTCGCGCGTGCCGGTGCTGGCCATTGCCGCCCATATTCCAAGCGCCGAAATCGGCCGCGGCTATTTTCAGGAAACCCATCCCGAAAACCTGTTTCGCGAATGCAGCCATTATTGCGAACTCGTGTCGCACCCCGAGCAGCTTCCCGGCGTGCTCGAAGCGGCGATCCGCGCCGCCGTGGGCCAGCGCGGCGTCGCGGTCGTGGTGCTCCCCGGCGATGTCGCCCTGCAGAGTGTGGATGTGACGCCTTCGGCCGGCGCGTCGATCGCCGTCAAACCGCCGATCGTGCGGCCGAGCGATGAGGACATCGCCGCGCTGGCGGCGCTTTTGAACGGCGGCGAGCGCGTCACACTGCTGTGCGGGCGCGGCTGCGCCGGCGCTCATGCGCAGCTTCTGGCCCTGTGCGAGAAATTGAAGGCGCCCATGGTGCATGCTCTCGGCGGCAAGGAACATGTCGAATATGACAACCCTTACGATGTCGGCATGACCGGCCTGATCGGCTTCAGCTCCGGCTATCACGCCATGCTGAGCTGCGACACACTGTTGATGCTCGGCACCGATTTTCCCTACCGGCAGTTCTTTCCGGCCAATGCCAAAATCGCCCAGATCGATCTGCGCCCCGAAAATCTCGGCCGCCGCACCCGTCTCGATCTCGGCCTTATCGGCGATGTGCGCGCGACGCTCGACGCGTTGCTGCCGAAACTCGAGGTCCAGCAGGACCGCACCCATCTCGATGCGGCGCTGACCCGCTACCAGAAGGCGCGCGATGGTCTTGACGATCTCGCCACCGGCGTGCCCGGCCGCAAGCCGATCCATCCGCAATATCTCGCCAAGCTGCTGAGCCATCATGCGGCGGACGATGCGATCTTCACCTTCGACGTCGGCACGCCGACGGTCTGGGCGGCGCGCTATCTGAAGATGAACGGCAAGCGCCGCATGATCGGCTCGCTGGTGCACGGCTCGATGGCCAATGCCATGCCGCAGGCGATCGGTGCGCAGGCCGCTTATCCGGGCCGCCAGGTGATCAGTCTCTCGGGCGATGGCGGCTTTGCCATGCTGATGGGCGATTTCCTAACCCTGATCCAGCAGAAACTGCCGGTCAAAATCGTCATCTTTAACAACAGCGTGCTTGGGTTCGTGGCGATGGAAATGAAAGCCTCGGGCTTTCTGGAAACCGGCACGTCGCTGGTCAATCCGGATTTCGCGGCCATGGCCCGCGCCATCGGCGTGCATGCAGCGCGTGTCGACGATCCGGGCGACCTCGGCAAGGCGATCGCGGACATGCTGGCGCGCGACGGCCCCGCGCTGCTCGACGTGGTGACGAACACGCAGGAACTCTCGATGCCGCCGACGATCACCTTCGAACAGGCCAAAGGCTTCAGCCTGTGGGCGCTGAAAGCAGTGATGAACGGGCGTGGTGACGAACTGATCGACGTGGCGAAGACCAATTTGCTGCGGTGA
- the cobT gene encoding cobaltochelatase subunit CobT, producing the protein MTTNRKPPGKTEAPQEPFRKAVAGVMRAMSGTHELEVTFAPEKPALIGSGEGAKVRLPEPPRKMSAHDAAILRGHADSLALRLACHDVNVHRRLVPQGSQGRAVFEAVEQARCEAIGSRRMQGVASNIGAMLDERYGKGAYATVSERADVPLEDAVALMVRERLTGLETPPSAKKIVDLWRPWIESRAGEDLDALDRSIEDQRAFGKLIHKLLADFDMADDANLDNESSEEDESEAESTDEADEAEAEAGEDDTGETMEMQESPDSTDEAEEGMMEAEDAPSGEFPEDSETGESDEAAESRRPPDHGREARKGPDYKAFTTKFDEEVKAEDLCEPDELDRLRSYLDKQLSHLSSVVARLANRLQRRLMAQQNRSWEFDLEEGILDPARLVRIIIDPQQPLSFKREKDTDFRDTVVTLLLDNSGSMRGRPITVAATCADILARTLERCGVKVEILGFTTRAWKGGQAREAWLQAGKPANPGRLNDLRHIVYKAADAPWRRARRNLGLMMREGLLKENIDGEALDWAHRRLLHRTEQRRILMVISDGAPVDDSTLSVNAGNYLEKHLRYVIDEIENRSPVEIIAIGIGHDVTRYYKRAVTIVDAEELGGAMTEKLAELFTEDYVPPPVSHALRGSARR; encoded by the coding sequence ATGACCACCAACCGCAAACCGCCCGGCAAGACCGAAGCCCCGCAAGAACCCTTCCGCAAGGCGGTTGCCGGCGTCATGCGGGCGATGTCGGGCACCCATGAACTCGAAGTCACCTTCGCCCCGGAAAAGCCGGCGCTGATCGGCTCCGGCGAGGGCGCCAAGGTGCGCCTGCCCGAGCCGCCGCGCAAAATGTCGGCGCATGATGCGGCGATCCTGCGTGGCCATGCCGATTCCCTGGCGCTGCGGCTCGCCTGCCATGATGTCAACGTGCATCGGCGCCTCGTGCCGCAAGGGAGCCAAGGCCGCGCCGTGTTCGAAGCGGTCGAACAGGCCCGCTGCGAGGCGATCGGCTCGCGCCGCATGCAGGGGGTCGCAAGCAACATCGGCGCGATGCTCGACGAGCGCTACGGCAAGGGCGCCTATGCCACCGTCTCGGAACGCGCCGACGTACCGCTCGAGGACGCGGTCGCGCTCATGGTGCGCGAACGTCTGACGGGGCTCGAGACGCCGCCTTCGGCGAAAAAGATCGTCGATCTGTGGCGGCCCTGGATCGAGTCCCGCGCCGGGGAGGATCTCGATGCGCTCGACCGCTCGATCGAGGATCAGCGCGCCTTCGGCAAGCTCATTCACAAGCTGCTCGCCGATTTCGACATGGCGGACGACGCCAATCTCGACAACGAATCGAGCGAGGAGGACGAGAGCGAGGCCGAGTCCACCGACGAGGCGGACGAGGCTGAGGCCGAAGCCGGGGAAGACGATACCGGCGAAACCATGGAGATGCAGGAATCGCCCGATTCCACCGACGAAGCCGAAGAAGGCATGATGGAGGCCGAGGATGCTCCATCGGGCGAGTTTCCCGAAGATTCGGAAACCGGCGAGTCGGACGAGGCGGCCGAAAGCCGCCGCCCGCCGGACCATGGCCGCGAAGCCCGCAAGGGCCCGGACTACAAGGCGTTCACGACGAAATTCGACGAGGAGGTCAAGGCCGAGGACCTGTGTGAGCCGGACGAACTCGACCGGCTGCGCTCCTACCTCGATAAACAATTGTCGCATCTCTCGAGTGTCGTCGCGCGGCTCGCCAACCGCCTGCAGCGCCGCCTGATGGCGCAGCAGAACCGTTCGTGGGAATTCGATCTCGAAGAAGGCATTCTCGATCCGGCGCGGCTCGTGCGCATCATCATCGATCCGCAGCAGCCTTTGTCGTTCAAGCGCGAAAAGGACACGGACTTCCGCGATACGGTCGTGACCTTGCTGCTCGACAATTCCGGCTCGATGCGCGGCCGGCCGATCACGGTTGCGGCGACCTGTGCCGATATTCTGGCGCGCACGCTCGAGCGCTGCGGCGTGAAGGTCGAGATTTTGGGCTTCACCACCCGGGCGTGGAAAGGCGGCCAGGCGCGTGAGGCGTGGCTGCAGGCCGGCAAGCCGGCGAATCCCGGCCGGCTGAACGATCTGCGCCACATCGTCTACAAGGCGGCCGACGCCCCTTGGCGGCGGGCGCGGCGCAATCTCGGCCTGATGATGCGCGAAGGCCTGCTGAAGGAAAACATCGACGGCGAGGCGCTCGATTGGGCGCATCGGCGGCTGCTGCACCGGACCGAGCAGCGGCGCATTCTGATGGTGATTTCGGACGGCGCGCCGGTGGACGATTCGACCCTCTCCGTCAACGCCGGCAATTATCTCGAAAAGCATCTGCGCTACGTGATCGACGAGATCGAGAACCGTTCGCCGGTCGAAATCATCGCCATCGGCATCGGCCATGATGTGACGCGCTATTATAAGCGCGCGGTGACGATCGTGGATGCGGAAGAACTCGGCGGCGCGATGACGGAAAAGCTCGCAGAATTGTTCACCGAAGATTACGTGCCGCCGCCGGTCAGTCACGCGTTGCGCGGCAGCGCGCGACGCTGA
- a CDS encoding carboxymuconolactone decarboxylase family protein produces MSRIPTRTVEDAPDASRPLLQKIAQASPTGRPLNAHAQMAHSTAVLAAYASLRAVTAEHGTFDPKVSWALNLATAATVGNGYMIGIASRFAGMSGWTEAQIAALRTGATTGDAKIDALTNVVREAAANSGNVADVTWKAAQQGGWSDEQLVEAFAYLGLTMFTGYFLNYAQTDRDI; encoded by the coding sequence ATGAGCCGGATTCCTACCCGCACAGTCGAGGACGCACCCGATGCGTCGCGGCCGCTTCTGCAAAAGATTGCCCAGGCTTCGCCGACGGGGCGCCCCCTGAACGCGCATGCCCAGATGGCGCATTCTACGGCGGTGCTGGCGGCGTATGCATCTTTGCGCGCCGTGACTGCCGAGCACGGCACCTTCGATCCGAAGGTGAGCTGGGCGCTCAATCTCGCAACGGCGGCCACGGTCGGCAACGGCTATATGATTGGTATCGCCAGTCGTTTCGCCGGCATGAGCGGTTGGACTGAAGCCCAGATCGCGGCTTTGCGGACGGGCGCAACGACGGGCGACGCCAAGATCGACGCGCTGACCAATGTGGTCAGGGAAGCGGCGGCCAATTCGGGAAACGTCGCCGACGTCACCTGGAAGGCCGCTCAACAAGGCGGCTGGAGCGATGAGCAGCTCGTCGAGGCGTTCGCATACCTCGGCCTGACAATGTTTACGGGCTACTTTCTCAACTACGCGCAGACCGATCGGGACATCTGA